The proteins below are encoded in one region of Corynebacterium felinum:
- the metG gene encoding methionine--tRNA ligase, which yields MNNVLVSVAWPYANGPRHIGHVAGFGVPSDVFARYQRMSGANVLMISGTDEHGTPLLVQADKEGISVKELADRYNRQIVEDLAGLGLSYDLFTRTTTRNHYAVVQELFKGLYENGYMIKETTFGAVSPSTGRTLPDRYIEGTCPLCGADGARGDQCDNCGNQLDPADLINPVSKINGETPKFIETEHFLLDLSALAEALGEWLKQREDWRPNVLKFSLNLLEDLRPRAMSRDIDWGIPIPVEGWEDNPSKKLYVWFDAVIGYLSASIEWAWRTGSPDAWKQWWTNPEAKSYYFMGKDNITFHSQIWPAELLGYQGKGAKGGDVHEFGELNLPTEVVSSEFLTMSGSKFSSSKGVVIYVKDFLAEFGADPLRYFIAVAGPENNDTDFTWDEFVRRVNNELANGWGNLVNRTVSMAHKNFGAVPTPGPLEPADEKILALAAEAFDIVGDALAHSRFKQGITHAMHVVGEANAYIAEMEPWKLAKDESATTRLATVLWTAMQVVSDINVLLTPYLPHIAQSVHETLGREGIWAATPTVVDVSDDMPVEPVGVGIPEPGSSYPIITGDYTAQQATWARVDVVPGTPLSKPKPLIAKLDPELAQTGPAWAPVTSQ from the coding sequence ATGAATAATGTGCTCGTTTCTGTTGCTTGGCCTTATGCCAACGGGCCGCGTCACATCGGACATGTGGCCGGTTTTGGTGTCCCCTCAGATGTTTTCGCCCGCTACCAGCGAATGTCGGGTGCGAATGTGTTGATGATTTCGGGCACCGACGAGCACGGAACTCCGCTTCTGGTGCAGGCTGATAAAGAGGGTATTTCGGTTAAGGAATTGGCTGATCGTTATAACCGCCAGATTGTGGAAGATCTGGCCGGTTTGGGTCTGAGCTATGACTTGTTTACCCGCACTACTACGCGGAATCACTACGCTGTTGTTCAGGAACTTTTTAAGGGTTTGTATGAAAACGGCTACATGATTAAGGAAACCACCTTTGGTGCGGTGTCTCCTTCGACTGGTCGCACGTTGCCAGACCGCTATATTGAGGGTACCTGCCCACTGTGTGGTGCTGATGGTGCCCGCGGCGACCAGTGCGATAACTGCGGTAACCAGCTTGATCCTGCGGATCTGATCAACCCAGTGTCGAAGATCAATGGTGAAACCCCGAAGTTCATTGAGACTGAACACTTCTTGTTGGATCTGTCTGCGCTTGCTGAAGCGTTGGGGGAGTGGCTGAAGCAGCGCGAAGATTGGCGCCCGAATGTGTTGAAGTTCTCCTTGAATTTGTTGGAGGATTTGCGCCCACGCGCCATGAGCCGTGATATCGACTGGGGTATCCCAATCCCGGTGGAGGGCTGGGAGGATAATCCTTCGAAGAAGCTGTATGTGTGGTTCGACGCGGTGATTGGATACCTGTCTGCCTCTATTGAATGGGCGTGGCGCACTGGGAGTCCTGATGCGTGGAAGCAGTGGTGGACTAACCCTGAGGCGAAGTCGTACTACTTCATGGGTAAAGATAACATCACGTTCCACTCCCAGATCTGGCCGGCGGAGCTTTTGGGCTACCAAGGTAAGGGCGCTAAGGGCGGGGATGTTCACGAATTTGGTGAACTCAACTTGCCTACTGAGGTTGTGTCCTCGGAATTTTTGACCATGTCGGGCTCGAAATTCTCCTCCTCTAAGGGCGTTGTGATCTACGTGAAGGATTTCCTGGCCGAGTTCGGCGCTGATCCGCTGCGCTATTTCATCGCAGTGGCAGGGCCGGAAAACAACGACACCGATTTCACCTGGGATGAATTTGTTCGCCGCGTGAATAACGAGCTGGCTAATGGCTGGGGCAACTTGGTCAACCGCACCGTGTCGATGGCGCACAAGAATTTTGGTGCCGTACCTACTCCTGGTCCACTGGAGCCTGCTGATGAAAAGATTCTGGCGCTGGCTGCCGAGGCTTTCGATATCGTTGGCGATGCATTGGCGCATTCGCGCTTCAAGCAGGGCATTACTCACGCCATGCATGTGGTGGGCGAAGCTAATGCTTATATTGCTGAGATGGAACCGTGGAAGCTGGCGAAGGACGAGTCCGCGACCACCCGCTTGGCCACTGTGCTGTGGACGGCCATGCAGGTTGTGTCCGACATCAATGTGTTGTTAACCCCATACCTGCCGCATATTGCCCAGTCGGTGCATGAAACCTTAGGGCGCGAAGGCATCTGGGCGGCCACCCCAACTGTGGTGGACGTCAGCGACGACATGCCGGTTGAACCAGTAGGCGTGGGTATTCCCGAGCCGGGAAGCAGCTACCCAATTATCACCGGTGATTACACTGCCCAGCAGGCAACATGGGCTCGTGTGGATGTGGTTCCAGGTACGCCTTTGAGCAAGCCGAAGCCACTGATTGCCAAACTTGACCCAGAGCTTGCCCAGACCGGCCCAGCCTGGGCACCTGTTACTAGCCAGTAG
- a CDS encoding ABC transporter permease — translation MSNLIRLIGRRLVALPIMILGVTFLVFFVMSFSPVDPARLALGEAASEDALEAYREEHGLNLPMLIRYGHFLLGLLRLDLGTSKGNTSVTELVAYAFPITLQLTFVGLIIAVCISFVLGVIAALYRDGWPDQFIRVLSIAALATPSFWLAILLIQAFGTVPSGTGWFPALINSWVPFTQDPGTYINNMLLPSFALAVPVAGSLTRVVRTAMVEELDKDYVRTAIGAGIPKHIVIGRNVLRNALITPITVLGLRVGYLMGGAVIIEIIFNIQAMGQLILDGVTRNDVYLVQGVTLTVSIAFILINIVVDLLYVLVNPRIRSV, via the coding sequence GTGTCAAATCTCATCCGACTCATCGGTCGAAGGCTAGTAGCACTACCCATCATGATCTTGGGCGTGACCTTCCTCGTCTTCTTCGTCATGTCTTTCTCCCCAGTCGACCCCGCTCGACTCGCACTCGGTGAAGCCGCCAGCGAAGACGCGCTCGAAGCCTACCGCGAAGAACACGGCCTTAATCTGCCCATGCTGATTCGCTACGGGCACTTCCTGCTCGGACTGTTACGCCTTGATCTCGGAACATCCAAAGGCAACACCTCAGTGACCGAACTCGTTGCCTACGCCTTCCCGATCACCCTGCAACTGACCTTCGTCGGTTTGATCATCGCAGTCTGCATCTCATTCGTCCTCGGCGTCATCGCAGCACTCTACCGCGACGGTTGGCCCGACCAGTTCATCCGCGTGCTATCGATTGCAGCGCTGGCAACTCCCTCCTTCTGGTTGGCTATCTTGCTCATCCAAGCATTCGGCACCGTGCCCTCTGGTACCGGCTGGTTCCCCGCACTGATTAACTCCTGGGTTCCCTTCACCCAAGACCCCGGCACCTACATCAACAACATGTTGCTGCCCTCCTTCGCCCTTGCCGTGCCCGTAGCCGGATCGCTGACCCGCGTTGTGCGCACCGCCATGGTTGAAGAGCTCGATAAAGATTACGTGCGCACCGCAATTGGCGCAGGTATCCCGAAGCACATCGTGATTGGGCGCAACGTGCTGCGCAACGCCCTGATCACCCCGATTACCGTGCTTGGTCTGCGCGTGGGCTACCTGATGGGTGGCGCAGTGATCATTGAGATCATCTTCAACATCCAAGCCATGGGCCAGCTCATTCTCGACGGCGTGACCCGCAACGATGTCTACCTCGTTCAAGGCGTCACCTTGACCGTCTCGATCGCCTTTATCCTCATCAACATCGTCGTTGACCTCCTCTACGTCTTGGTCAACCCGCGCATTAGGAGCGTCTAA
- the rsmI gene encoding 16S rRNA (cytidine(1402)-2'-O)-methyltransferase, translating to MNVDFLALPELPPLPTGIVLAATPLGNIADATPRLMQALAEADYIAAEDTRRTRNLAQALGVEIRGTIISNFDHNEASRVAQLIELARNATVVVVTDAGMPLVSDPGFPLVEAAHDAGVNITCFPGPSAVPVALALSGLAVGKFAFDGFAPRKKGARIAWLETLRTEARSVCFFESPHRIADTLADAVEVLGPDRRAAVARELTKTYEEIKRGTLAELADWAAGGLKGEISCVIEGVVRKEVTDVTELIAEAVQRVEAGERLKAVCAQLADEHKVSKKELYDGALAARDRV from the coding sequence GTGAATGTTGATTTCTTAGCACTGCCGGAACTTCCCCCACTCCCGACCGGCATCGTGCTAGCGGCCACCCCGCTGGGCAACATTGCGGACGCAACGCCGCGACTCATGCAGGCGCTGGCAGAAGCCGACTACATTGCCGCGGAAGACACCCGCCGCACCCGCAACCTCGCCCAAGCGCTGGGGGTAGAGATTCGCGGCACCATTATCTCCAACTTTGATCACAACGAAGCATCGCGCGTGGCTCAACTGATCGAACTAGCGCGCAACGCAACAGTCGTGGTTGTCACCGACGCGGGAATGCCGCTGGTGTCCGACCCCGGTTTCCCGCTGGTCGAAGCCGCACACGATGCAGGCGTGAACATTACCTGCTTCCCAGGGCCGTCCGCAGTGCCAGTAGCGTTAGCGCTGTCCGGGCTTGCGGTGGGCAAATTCGCCTTCGATGGTTTCGCACCCCGTAAAAAAGGGGCGCGAATCGCGTGGCTCGAAACTTTGCGCACCGAAGCACGCAGCGTGTGCTTTTTCGAATCCCCACACCGCATCGCAGACACGCTTGCCGACGCCGTAGAGGTGCTCGGCCCTGATCGTCGCGCCGCCGTGGCTAGGGAGCTGACTAAAACCTATGAAGAGATCAAGCGGGGTACTTTAGCTGAGCTTGCCGACTGGGCCGCAGGTGGCCTTAAGGGTGAGATTAGCTGCGTGATTGAGGGCGTGGTGCGCAAAGAAGTGACGGATGTAACTGAGTTGATTGCCGAGGCTGTGCAGCGCGTGGAGGCGGGCGAGCGCCTGAAAGCTGTGTGTGCACAGTTGGCGGATGAGCACAAGGTGAGCAAAAAGGAACTCTATGATGGGGCCTTAGCTGCACGTGATAGGGTATGA
- a CDS encoding TatD family hydrolase: MSKKKPRPTPVPAAFIPNLTDAHTHLASCGARTAEEVAALMDRARTAGVRRVCTVGDGLAEAQLALEAATGHQDVFAACAIHPTRAHELDEDARAHLRAMACDPNCVAIGETGLDTYWIKHDPHNTAALDVQEEALRWHIDLACESGKALMIHNREADEDLLRVLGDAPRPVETILHCFSSPWAVADVALERGYVLSFAGNVTFKRNDELRAIAKAAPIEQIVIETDAPYMTPEPYRGARNESALIGHTAQVIADVRGVKVEDFAECVSRNFDRIYGLA, translated from the coding sequence ATGTCGAAGAAAAAGCCTCGTCCCACGCCCGTTCCTGCGGCCTTTATTCCGAATCTGACAGATGCGCACACGCACCTTGCTAGTTGTGGTGCGCGCACGGCGGAGGAGGTTGCAGCACTGATGGATCGCGCCCGCACGGCTGGGGTTCGTCGCGTGTGTACGGTCGGCGATGGGTTGGCGGAGGCGCAGTTAGCGCTGGAAGCTGCGACTGGACATCAAGATGTGTTTGCGGCCTGTGCTATTCACCCCACTCGTGCGCATGAGCTTGATGAGGATGCGCGCGCGCACTTGCGGGCGATGGCCTGTGATCCGAACTGTGTTGCTATTGGTGAAACGGGGTTGGATACGTATTGGATTAAGCACGATCCTCACAACACTGCCGCGCTTGATGTGCAGGAGGAGGCGTTGCGGTGGCATATTGATCTTGCCTGCGAGTCGGGTAAGGCGTTGATGATTCACAACCGGGAAGCGGATGAGGATTTGCTGCGGGTGCTTGGTGATGCGCCGCGTCCTGTGGAGACGATTTTGCACTGTTTTTCCTCCCCATGGGCGGTGGCTGATGTTGCGCTTGAACGCGGCTATGTGTTGAGTTTTGCTGGCAATGTGACGTTTAAGCGTAATGATGAGCTGCGTGCTATTGCGAAAGCTGCCCCGATTGAGCAGATTGTGATTGAGACGGATGCACCGTATATGACGCCGGAGCCGTATCGGGGTGCGCGTAATGAGTCGGCGTTGATTGGTCACACGGCACAGGTGATTGCTGACGTTCGCGGGGTAAAAGTGGAGGATTTTGCTGAATGTGTCAGCCGTAATTTTGATCGCATCTATGGTCTTGCGTGA
- a CDS encoding ABC transporter substrate-binding protein: MTNTAEGMNRRGFLKMAGVFAAAAGISATVSACGSKDESAPAGGTAAKDSAGSGATEITAGISYELGTNGYDPMTTTSALTVAANWHTLEGLYEIKPTPDRTVYAALAAGEPTVDGTNVEVKLRDGAVFHNGEKVTAEDVVFSFERVLNPDNKSLYASFIPFIEKVEAKDETTVAFTLNHPFSLIKERLAVVKIVPKAAVEADAKAFDANPVGTGPWKMIDNGAATSTVIFDKFADYNGPVPAKAEKMIWKILPDAATRTNAIESKSVLAIDSVPYLSIDQVKGSANVESVQGFGLLFAMFNNGENSSMKELKNRQGILYSIDMDKVIKTGMSNQASPATCFVQENHEAYKKASTVYALDAAKAAEYFAETGLKEIKMLVTDHDWVRPCTAIIKESVEAAGVKVNFTEMKSSDLYTQIAEDNSWDVVIAPGDPSVFGADADLLLRWWYAGDTWTDGRMHWKGTDSYNKVQELLGKASEAEGKDQEALWHEIFDLISDEVPLYPLFHRKSPSAWNADALDGFEPISLTGLSFVDVGLK; this comes from the coding sequence ATGACGAATACCGCTGAAGGAATGAACCGCCGCGGCTTTTTGAAGATGGCCGGCGTGTTCGCTGCTGCTGCAGGTATTTCCGCCACTGTCAGCGCGTGTGGCTCCAAGGATGAGTCCGCACCAGCTGGGGGCACCGCCGCTAAGGATTCTGCTGGATCCGGCGCAACCGAGATCACCGCAGGTATCTCCTACGAACTCGGCACCAACGGCTACGATCCAATGACCACCACTTCGGCGCTGACTGTTGCCGCTAACTGGCACACCTTGGAAGGTCTCTACGAGATCAAGCCAACCCCAGACCGCACCGTTTACGCGGCACTGGCCGCAGGTGAGCCAACGGTCGATGGCACCAACGTCGAGGTCAAGCTGCGCGATGGTGCAGTCTTCCACAACGGTGAAAAGGTCACCGCTGAAGACGTAGTCTTCTCCTTCGAGCGCGTGCTCAACCCAGACAATAAGTCTTTGTACGCTTCCTTCATTCCTTTCATTGAAAAGGTTGAAGCCAAGGACGAGACCACTGTCGCATTCACTCTGAACCACCCATTCTCCCTGATCAAAGAACGCCTAGCAGTGGTCAAGATTGTTCCAAAGGCCGCTGTTGAAGCTGATGCTAAGGCCTTCGATGCGAACCCAGTGGGTACCGGCCCATGGAAGATGATCGACAACGGTGCAGCAACCTCGACGGTGATCTTTGATAAGTTCGCCGACTACAACGGCCCAGTCCCAGCCAAGGCTGAGAAGATGATCTGGAAGATCCTCCCAGATGCGGCAACCCGCACCAACGCCATCGAATCCAAGTCCGTTTTGGCCATCGACTCTGTTCCGTACCTGTCCATCGATCAGGTCAAGGGCTCAGCGAACGTCGAATCCGTTCAGGGCTTCGGTCTGCTGTTCGCCATGTTCAACAATGGTGAGAACTCCTCCATGAAGGAATTGAAGAACCGCCAGGGCATCTTGTACTCCATCGACATGGACAAGGTGATCAAGACAGGCATGTCGAACCAGGCATCGCCAGCAACCTGCTTCGTGCAAGAAAACCATGAAGCCTACAAGAAGGCTTCCACCGTTTACGCGCTCGATGCAGCTAAAGCAGCAGAATACTTCGCTGAGACCGGCCTGAAGGAAATCAAGATGCTGGTCACCGACCACGACTGGGTTCGTCCTTGCACCGCCATTATCAAGGAATCGGTGGAAGCTGCAGGCGTGAAGGTCAACTTCACCGAAATGAAGTCTTCTGACCTCTACACCCAGATCGCCGAGGACAACTCCTGGGATGTTGTGATCGCCCCTGGTGACCCATCCGTCTTCGGTGCCGACGCCGACCTTCTGCTGCGCTGGTGGTACGCAGGTGATACCTGGACCGATGGCCGTATGCACTGGAAGGGCACCGATTCCTACAACAAGGTTCAGGAGCTGCTGGGCAAGGCATCCGAGGCAGAAGGCAAGGATCAGGAAGCACTCTGGCACGAGATTTTCGATCTCATCTCCGATGAGGTGCCTTTGTACCCACTGTTCCACCGCAAGAGCCCATCTGCATGGAACGCCGATGCGCTTGACGGCTTCGAGCCGATCTCGCTGACCGGCCTGTCCTTTGTTGATGTTGGACTGAAGTAA
- a CDS encoding BCCT family transporter gives MAAGVHEVPTATQELAQMLEGTAVIEEQVLKPDEEIVFEGEDEEATIDWKVSIPAFSIVAAVVAWGLLGADSFSSFAKTALTTVIEDFGWAFILGTTVFLVFAIVVAFSKFGHIKLGRNDEAPEFSTVSWIAMMFAAGMGIGLMFYGVSEPLSHYRSGVPGYEAQNVGKAMSSTLLHWTLHPWAIYGIFGLAIAYSTFRLGRRQLLSAAFTPLFGEYGAKGWPGRIIDILAIIATIFGTACSLGVGATQISAGLKAAGIIESPQMSTIIVIVSILTLAFLISAMSGVGKGIQYVSNANMILAAFIALFVFVLGPTVTILNFLPGSLGAYLSNFFEMIGRTAESADGSAGEWLGGWTIFYWAWWISWSPFVGMFLARISRGRTIREFLIGVMLVPSAVSVVWFAIFGGTAIHLEQAGQSIFGEGKPENQLFDLLHTLPGGQIVGIVAVLLLATFFITSADSAATVMGSMSQNGQTDANKYVSAAWGMLVALIGMTMLITGGDDVLSNLQNITIIAASPFLIVIFMLMFALIKDLRNDEIYLDYREQQRFATRLARERRLHLEHVKKERTKTKKRLGKKKDRVK, from the coding sequence CCGCAACTCAAGAATTAGCCCAAATGCTTGAAGGCACCGCAGTGATCGAAGAGCAGGTGTTAAAACCGGATGAAGAGATAGTCTTCGAAGGTGAAGATGAAGAAGCCACCATTGACTGGAAAGTCTCCATCCCAGCGTTTAGCATCGTGGCCGCCGTCGTCGCCTGGGGTTTACTTGGGGCGGATAGTTTTTCCAGCTTCGCTAAAACGGCCTTAACCACAGTGATTGAAGATTTTGGCTGGGCTTTTATCCTCGGCACCACTGTGTTTTTAGTGTTCGCCATTGTGGTGGCGTTTAGTAAGTTTGGCCACATCAAACTGGGGCGAAACGATGAAGCGCCTGAGTTTTCCACTGTCAGCTGGATTGCGATGATGTTCGCCGCCGGCATGGGCATTGGTTTGATGTTCTACGGCGTATCCGAGCCGTTGAGCCACTATCGCAGCGGCGTGCCAGGCTATGAGGCGCAGAACGTGGGTAAAGCGATGTCGTCGACATTGCTGCACTGGACGCTGCACCCGTGGGCAATTTATGGAATTTTTGGTCTCGCGATCGCCTACTCGACCTTCCGTTTGGGGCGTCGACAGCTGCTCAGCGCCGCATTCACCCCACTGTTTGGTGAGTATGGTGCCAAGGGGTGGCCGGGGCGCATCATTGATATTTTGGCCATTATTGCCACGATTTTCGGTACCGCCTGCTCGTTGGGCGTAGGTGCGACGCAAATTAGTGCAGGTTTGAAAGCCGCAGGGATTATTGAGTCGCCTCAAATGTCGACCATTATCGTGATCGTCTCCATTTTGACTCTCGCGTTTTTGATCTCCGCAATGTCGGGTGTGGGCAAGGGAATTCAGTACGTATCTAACGCCAATATGATTTTGGCTGCGTTTATTGCCCTCTTCGTGTTCGTTTTGGGCCCGACCGTCACCATTTTGAATTTCCTGCCTGGTTCACTGGGCGCCTATTTGTCGAATTTCTTTGAAATGATTGGGCGCACCGCCGAGTCGGCGGATGGTTCTGCCGGTGAATGGTTGGGCGGTTGGACAATCTTCTATTGGGCTTGGTGGATTTCCTGGTCACCTTTCGTGGGTATGTTCCTCGCGCGTATTTCTCGCGGTCGCACGATTCGGGAATTCCTCATTGGCGTGATGTTGGTTCCATCGGCAGTCTCCGTGGTGTGGTTTGCCATCTTCGGCGGAACCGCAATCCACTTAGAGCAAGCCGGACAGTCGATTTTCGGTGAGGGTAAGCCAGAAAACCAGCTCTTTGATCTGCTTCACACCCTGCCCGGTGGGCAAATCGTGGGTATCGTTGCGGTGCTGCTGTTGGCCACGTTCTTTATTACATCCGCTGATTCCGCTGCCACAGTGATGGGCTCGATGAGCCAGAACGGTCAGACTGACGCGAACAAATACGTCTCCGCCGCCTGGGGTATGTTGGTGGCGTTGATCGGCATGACCATGCTGATCACTGGTGGGGATGATGTCCTGTCGAACCTGCAAAACATCACAATTATCGCCGCATCGCCATTCCTGATCGTGATTTTTATGCTGATGTTCGCCCTCATCAAGGATTTACGCAACGATGAAATCTACCTTGACTACCGCGAGCAGCAGCGATTTGCCACCAGGCTTGCCCGTGAACGACGCCTGCACCTCGAACATGTGAAAAAGGAGCGGACGAAAACGAAAAAGCGGCTGGGTAAAAAGAAAGACCGCGTGAAGTAA
- a CDS encoding resuscitation-promoting factor, whose product MGIHQKSRINSVNPARSIPARLAFGGVVATVAVGGVWVVQNTKDVTIDVNGETRQITTLAGSVDAALKQAGISVSAEDIVAPAPSQKITDDEYISVRTAKNVAVVVDGKKETIKTNATTVGELVEQMDGVDSAVKALSLSKPATAKLAENGESIQVTTPKIISLADAGKVAHFSIAANTVADVLSARGLELGEHDRVFPALDETISHNTKIQVDRVTVEEIAAVEDYQAEPIISEDPQLLQGLEKVEAEGVVGQRNVTRKLVKVNGLEESNEIIREEVITPSVPAKISRGTKVSTVPAVAGGSVWDTLAQCEAGGNWSINTGNGFYGGLQFTPSTWLGFGGGEFAPMAHMATREEQIAVAQRVQKVQGWGAWPACTAKMGLR is encoded by the coding sequence ATGGGTATCCATCAGAAATCTCGAATTAACAGCGTGAATCCAGCGCGTTCAATTCCGGCGCGTCTCGCATTTGGTGGCGTGGTTGCCACGGTCGCTGTCGGCGGTGTCTGGGTTGTGCAAAACACCAAGGATGTCACTATTGATGTCAACGGTGAAACTCGCCAGATCACTACTTTGGCGGGTTCCGTTGATGCGGCGCTGAAGCAGGCGGGCATTAGCGTTTCTGCTGAGGATATTGTTGCCCCTGCGCCTAGCCAGAAAATCACCGATGATGAGTATATTTCGGTGCGCACGGCGAAGAATGTGGCCGTTGTGGTCGATGGCAAGAAGGAAACCATCAAGACGAATGCAACCACCGTGGGGGAATTGGTGGAGCAGATGGATGGTGTGGATTCCGCGGTGAAGGCGCTGAGCTTGAGCAAGCCGGCAACTGCGAAGCTTGCTGAAAATGGCGAAAGCATCCAAGTCACCACTCCGAAGATCATTTCGCTTGCCGACGCCGGAAAGGTCGCCCACTTTTCGATCGCCGCGAACACCGTGGCTGATGTTTTAAGCGCCCGCGGGCTGGAACTGGGGGAGCATGACCGCGTTTTCCCTGCTCTTGATGAGACTATTTCCCACAACACGAAGATCCAGGTGGATCGCGTGACGGTAGAAGAGATTGCCGCAGTGGAGGATTACCAGGCTGAGCCTATTATCTCCGAAGATCCACAGCTGCTTCAGGGGCTGGAAAAGGTTGAGGCTGAAGGCGTGGTTGGCCAGCGCAATGTCACCCGCAAGCTGGTGAAGGTGAATGGCCTTGAGGAATCGAATGAGATTATTCGCGAAGAGGTTATTACTCCTTCGGTTCCTGCCAAGATTTCCCGCGGTACGAAGGTGTCAACAGTACCTGCCGTTGCTGGTGGTTCTGTCTGGGATACTCTCGCGCAGTGTGAGGCTGGTGGCAACTGGTCGATTAACACCGGTAATGGTTTCTACGGTGGCTTGCAGTTTACGCCGTCGACCTGGCTTGGTTTCGGTGGTGGCGAGTTCGCCCCGATGGCGCATATGGCCACACGTGAAGAGCAGATCGCAGTAGCTCAGCGTGTGCAAAAAGTGCAGGGTTGGGGCGCGTGGCCTGCGTGTACTGCGAAGATGGGCTTGCGCTAA